A part of Motilibacter aurantiacus genomic DNA contains:
- the ybaK gene encoding Cys-tRNA(Pro) deacylase: MAKRAAGRAGAGTPATVALAAAGVAFVPRPYEHDPAAKSYGLEAAEALGVAPDRVFKTLLADVDGALAVGVVPVSAQLDLKALAAVLGAKKASMADPAAAERSTGYVVGGISPIGQRRRLPTVVDESVLTHETVLVSGGRRGLDIELAPADLLRLTAGRAAPIAR, from the coding sequence GTGGCAAAGCGCGCAGCAGGCAGGGCCGGCGCCGGCACCCCCGCGACCGTGGCCCTGGCCGCCGCCGGGGTCGCCTTCGTCCCTCGGCCGTACGAGCACGACCCGGCCGCCAAGTCCTACGGCCTGGAGGCGGCCGAGGCGCTTGGCGTGGCTCCCGACCGGGTCTTCAAGACCCTGCTCGCCGACGTCGACGGCGCCCTCGCCGTCGGGGTGGTGCCGGTCAGCGCCCAGCTCGACCTCAAGGCGCTCGCGGCCGTGCTGGGCGCGAAGAAGGCGAGCATGGCCGACCCGGCCGCAGCGGAGCGCTCGACCGGGTACGTCGTCGGCGGCATCAGCCCCATCGGCCAGCGCAGGCGGCTGCCCACGGTGGTCGACGAGAGCGTGCTGACGCACGAGACGGTCCTCGTGTCCGGCGGGCGGCGCGGGCTGGACATCGAGCTCGCGCCGGCCGACCTGCTCCGGCTCACCGCGGGCCGGGCCGCGCCGATCGCCCGCTGA
- the hisD gene encoding histidinol dehydrogenase: protein MTSTSAPDRATPASSSAEGFIARVDLRGRSHDAALAAAVLPRPALDVETAVEAVRPVVEDVRERGLVAVLEATSRFDRVDLETCRVPQSALEDAVRALDPAVRAAIEESARRARIVSRAQLRPDERVEVAAGGVVTERWVPVRRVGLYAPGGLLAYPSSVIMNVVPAQVAGVGSLAVASPPQREHGGLPHPSVLAACALLGVDEVYAVGGAQAIAMFAYGTEECRPVDMVTGPGNVYVAAAKRLLRGRIGIDSEAGPTEIGILADETADPTFVAADLLSQAEHDPNASCLLVTPSVELVDAVEAELERQFALTKHQERIGQALRGQSAYVLVDDLEHGLVVVDEWAAEHLEVITRDAAQWAARVTNAGAIFVGPWSPVSLGDYLAGSNHVLPTGGTARFNAGLSVQTFLRGIHVVDYTREALAQVADHIDALGTTEDLVAHVAAVRARIPARTGGDA, encoded by the coding sequence GTGACCTCGACGTCTGCCCCGGACCGCGCCACTCCCGCATCCTCGTCCGCCGAGGGCTTCATCGCCCGGGTGGACCTGCGCGGGCGGTCCCATGACGCCGCCCTCGCCGCCGCGGTCCTGCCCCGTCCGGCGCTCGACGTCGAGACCGCCGTCGAGGCGGTGCGCCCGGTCGTCGAGGACGTGCGCGAGCGCGGGCTGGTCGCGGTGCTCGAGGCCACCAGCCGGTTCGACCGGGTGGACCTGGAGACGTGCCGGGTCCCGCAGTCGGCCCTCGAGGACGCCGTGCGCGCGCTCGACCCGGCCGTCCGGGCCGCGATCGAGGAGTCCGCGCGCCGTGCCCGCATCGTCTCGCGCGCGCAGCTGCGGCCCGACGAGCGTGTCGAGGTCGCCGCCGGCGGGGTGGTCACGGAGCGCTGGGTGCCGGTCCGCCGGGTCGGCCTCTACGCGCCGGGGGGGCTGCTCGCGTACCCGTCCTCGGTGATCATGAACGTCGTCCCCGCCCAGGTCGCCGGCGTCGGCTCGCTCGCGGTCGCGTCGCCCCCGCAGCGTGAGCACGGCGGGCTGCCCCACCCCAGCGTCCTCGCGGCCTGCGCTCTGCTCGGGGTCGACGAGGTCTATGCGGTCGGCGGCGCCCAGGCGATCGCGATGTTCGCGTACGGCACCGAGGAGTGCCGCCCCGTCGACATGGTGACGGGGCCGGGCAACGTCTACGTCGCGGCCGCCAAGCGGCTGCTGCGCGGGCGGATCGGGATCGACTCCGAGGCCGGGCCGACCGAGATCGGCATCCTCGCCGACGAGACCGCGGACCCCACGTTCGTGGCCGCCGACCTGCTGTCCCAGGCCGAGCACGACCCCAACGCCAGCTGCCTGCTCGTGACCCCCAGTGTCGAGCTGGTCGACGCCGTCGAGGCCGAGCTGGAGCGGCAGTTCGCGCTCACCAAGCACCAGGAGCGGATCGGGCAGGCGCTGCGCGGCCAGTCCGCGTACGTCCTGGTCGACGACCTCGAGCACGGCCTGGTCGTCGTCGACGAGTGGGCCGCCGAGCACCTCGAGGTCATCACCCGCGACGCGGCGCAGTGGGCCGCCCGGGTCACCAACGCGGGCGCGATCTTCGTCGGGCCCTGGTCCCCGGTCAGCCTCGGGGACTACCTCGCCGGCTCGAACCACGTCCTGCCCACCGGCGGGACCGCCCGCTTCAACGCCGGCCTGTCGGTGCAGACCTTCCTGCGCGGCATCCACGTCGTCGACTACACCCGGGAGGCGCTCGCGCAGGTCGCCGACCACATCGACGCGCTCGGCACCACCGAGGACCTCGTCGCGCACGTCGCGGCCGTGCGCGCGCGCATCCCCGCCCGGACCGGGGGCGACGCGTGA
- the priA gene encoding bifunctional 1-(5-phosphoribosyl)-5-((5-phosphoribosylamino)methylideneamino)imidazole-4-carboxamide isomerase/phosphoribosylanthranilate isomerase PriA, which yields MTTPASNSSADRLVLLPAVDVADGQAVRLVQGAAGSETSYGEPLAAARAWEAAGAEWIHLVDLDAAFGRGSNRELLAEVVRAVDVKVELSGGIRDDESLRAALATGCARVNLGTAALESPEWVRRAIGEFGDLIAVGLDVRGTTLAARGWTQEGGELFDVLERLDRDGCARYVVTDVNKDGTLQGPNLDLLRSVCAATDKPVVASGGVSTLDDLRALRTLVPLGVEGSIVGKALYAGAFTLEEALAVSG from the coding sequence GTGACGACCCCCGCATCGAACTCCAGCGCCGACCGCCTCGTGCTGCTGCCCGCCGTCGACGTCGCCGACGGCCAGGCGGTCCGTCTCGTGCAGGGCGCCGCGGGCAGTGAGACCTCCTACGGCGAGCCGCTCGCCGCCGCCCGGGCCTGGGAGGCGGCCGGCGCGGAGTGGATCCACCTGGTCGACCTCGACGCCGCCTTCGGCCGCGGCTCCAACCGCGAGCTGCTCGCCGAGGTCGTGCGCGCGGTGGACGTGAAGGTGGAGCTCTCGGGCGGGATCCGGGACGACGAGTCGTTGCGCGCGGCGCTGGCCACCGGCTGCGCGCGGGTGAACCTCGGCACCGCGGCGCTGGAGTCCCCGGAGTGGGTACGCCGCGCCATCGGCGAGTTCGGCGACCTCATCGCCGTCGGGCTGGACGTCCGCGGCACCACTCTCGCCGCCCGGGGCTGGACGCAGGAAGGCGGCGAGCTCTTCGACGTCCTCGAGCGTCTCGACCGGGACGGGTGCGCCCGCTACGTCGTCACGGACGTCAACAAGGACGGCACGCTGCAAGGGCCCAACCTGGACCTGCTCCGCTCGGTGTGCGCCGCCACCGACAAGCCCGTCGTCGCGTCGGGCGGCGTGAGCACGCTCGACGACCTGCGCGCCCTGCGCACGCTCGTGCCGCTCGGGGTCGAGGGGTCGATCGTGGGCAAGGCGCTCTACGCCGGGGCGTTCACGCTCGAGGAAGCGCTCGCCGTCTCGGGCTGA
- the hisH gene encoding imidazole glycerol phosphate synthase subunit HisH → MAAPSVAVLDYGSGNLRSAVRALERVGAEVTLTSDRATAEGADGLVVPGVGAFAACMDGLRAVRGGEIIGRRLAGGRPVLGICVGMQILFEKGVEHGVESEGCGEWPGVVDRLEAPVLPHMGWNTVQAPEGTTLLAGLEDERFYFVHSYGVRGMDMPPSERYPAPLLTWAEHGRPFLAAVENGALSATQFHPEKSGDAGAALLENWLRTLS, encoded by the coding sequence ATGGCGGCGCCCTCCGTCGCCGTCCTCGACTACGGCTCCGGCAACCTCCGCTCGGCCGTGCGGGCGCTCGAGCGCGTCGGGGCCGAGGTGACCCTGACGTCGGACCGGGCCACGGCCGAGGGGGCCGACGGGCTCGTCGTTCCGGGGGTGGGCGCCTTCGCCGCCTGCATGGACGGCCTGCGGGCCGTCCGCGGCGGGGAGATCATCGGCCGTCGCCTGGCCGGTGGACGGCCCGTGCTGGGCATCTGCGTGGGCATGCAGATCCTCTTCGAGAAGGGCGTCGAGCACGGCGTCGAGTCCGAGGGCTGCGGCGAGTGGCCGGGCGTCGTCGACCGGCTCGAGGCGCCCGTCCTGCCGCACATGGGCTGGAACACCGTGCAGGCGCCCGAGGGGACGACGCTCCTCGCCGGCCTCGAGGACGAGCGCTTCTACTTCGTCCACTCCTACGGCGTCCGCGGCATGGACATGCCCCCGTCCGAGCGCTATCCCGCGCCACTGCTCACCTGGGCCGAGCACGGCCGGCCCTTCCTCGCGGCGGTCGAGAACGGCGCGCTCAGCGCCACGCAGTTCCACCCCGAGAAGTCCGGCGACGCCGGCGCCGCGCTGCTGGAGAACTGGCTGCGCACGCTGTCCTGA
- a CDS encoding helix-turn-helix domain-containing protein: MMAAMDGRPTGDDVGAVAVAVAGGGAGGAPAAVGARVRALRLARGVSLSQLAAAAGIGKATLSGLEAGTRNARLETLYAVAAQLEVPLGALLAGPGSDAAAAAPRVAGEAVTGTLLGSFADPGTTTELYRLDVRPGAVQASPAHPRGTQEHLVVFRGTLRVGPAGAEVEVPAGGFVALATDVPHTYAAVGDEPVEAALVIRQPTG; encoded by the coding sequence ATGATGGCAGCCATGGACGGCCGGCCGACGGGCGACGATGTTGGTGCCGTTGCCGTTGCCGTTGCCGGTGGCGGTGCGGGTGGCGCGCCCGCCGCGGTGGGGGCGCGCGTCCGGGCGCTCCGGCTCGCGCGCGGTGTCAGCCTCTCGCAGCTGGCGGCCGCCGCCGGCATCGGCAAGGCCACCCTCTCCGGGCTCGAGGCAGGCACCCGCAACGCCCGGCTGGAGACCCTGTACGCCGTGGCCGCCCAGCTGGAGGTGCCGCTGGGCGCGCTGCTGGCCGGGCCCGGCTCGGACGCGGCCGCGGCCGCGCCGCGCGTGGCCGGGGAGGCCGTCACGGGAACCTTGCTCGGCTCGTTCGCGGACCCGGGTACCACGACCGAGCTCTACCGGCTCGACGTCCGGCCCGGGGCCGTGCAGGCGTCGCCCGCCCACCCGCGCGGGACGCAGGAGCACCTCGTCGTGTTCCGCGGGACGCTGCGCGTCGGGCCGGCGGGAGCCGAGGTCGAGGTGCCGGCCGGCGGTTTCGTCGCCCTCGCGACCGACGTGCCGCACACGTATGCCGCGGTCGGGGACGAGCCGGTCGAGGCGGCGCTGGTGATCCGGCAGCCGACCGGCTGA
- a CDS encoding histidinol-phosphate transaminase: MSALEELPIRPELRGKSPYGAPQLDVPVRLNTNENPYPPSAALIADLAASVSAAAAELNRYPDREALALRGKLAAYLSRTGGVQLSAEQVWAANGSNEVLQQILQAFGGPGRVALGFEPTYSMHSLISQGTSTTYVVAPREAESGFRIDPAVAVEAVAEHDPDVVFLCSPNNPTGTALEADVVEEVYAATAGVVVVDEAYAEFSHAPSLLRLLPGRPRLIVSRTMSKAFAFAGGRLGYLAADPAVVDALRLVRLPYHLSVMSQEAARAALRHADDTLASVDLVKAQRDRIVRELRARGLQVVDSDANFVLFGRFEEQADVWQALLDRGVLVRDVGLAGWLRVTAGTEEETSAFLRALDDAAPQQAAGDRAAAQRAEEAGKQ; this comes from the coding sequence GTGAGCGCGCTGGAGGAGCTGCCGATCCGGCCGGAGCTGCGCGGCAAGTCCCCCTACGGCGCGCCCCAGCTCGACGTCCCGGTCCGGCTCAACACCAACGAGAACCCGTACCCCCCGAGCGCGGCCCTGATCGCTGACCTGGCCGCGTCCGTGTCCGCTGCGGCCGCCGAGCTCAACCGCTATCCCGACCGGGAGGCGCTGGCGCTGCGCGGGAAGCTGGCGGCGTACCTCTCGCGCACGGGGGGCGTGCAGCTGTCGGCGGAGCAGGTGTGGGCGGCCAACGGGTCCAACGAGGTCCTGCAGCAGATCCTGCAGGCCTTCGGCGGGCCGGGGCGCGTCGCGCTCGGGTTCGAGCCGACCTACTCGATGCACTCCCTCATCAGCCAGGGCACGTCGACCACGTACGTCGTCGCCCCGCGCGAGGCCGAGTCCGGGTTCCGGATCGACCCCGCCGTCGCCGTGGAGGCGGTGGCCGAGCACGACCCCGACGTCGTCTTCCTCTGCTCGCCGAACAACCCGACGGGCACGGCGCTCGAGGCCGACGTCGTGGAGGAGGTCTACGCCGCCACCGCCGGGGTCGTGGTCGTGGACGAGGCCTACGCCGAGTTCAGCCACGCGCCGTCGCTGCTGCGGCTGCTGCCGGGGCGGCCGCGGCTGATCGTGAGCCGCACGATGTCCAAGGCGTTCGCCTTCGCCGGCGGGCGGCTGGGCTACCTGGCCGCCGATCCCGCGGTGGTGGACGCGCTGCGCCTCGTCCGGCTGCCCTACCACCTGTCGGTGATGTCGCAGGAGGCCGCGCGGGCCGCGCTCCGGCACGCCGACGACACTCTCGCCTCCGTCGACCTCGTCAAGGCACAGCGCGACCGGATCGTCCGCGAGCTACGGGCGCGCGGCCTCCAGGTCGTGGACAGTGACGCGAACTTCGTCCTCTTCGGCCGCTTCGAGGAACAAGCCGACGTGTGGCAGGCGCTGTTGGACCGGGGCGTCCTCGTCCGCGATGTCGGCCTGGCGGGCTGGCTGCGCGTGACGGCGGGCACGGAGGAGGAGACGAGCGCGTTCCTGCGCGCTCTGGACGACGCAGCCCCGCAGCAGGCGGCCGGCGACCGGGCGGCCGCGCAGCGGGCCGAGGAAGCAGGGAAGCAGTGA
- the hisB gene encoding imidazoleglycerol-phosphate dehydratase HisB — translation MSETSQRRRFGRVERVTKESSVLVEVDLDGSGTVDVSTGVGFYDHMLAQLGKHGLLDLTVKTSGDTHIDAHHTVEDTAIALGEALRQALGDKAGIRRFGDALVPLDETLVQVAVDLAGRPYCVHTGEPEGQAYVVIGGDYVGSLTRHVIESLSFNAAIALHVRVLAGRDPHHLVEAQFKALGRALRDAVAFDPRVVGVPSTKGTL, via the coding sequence GTGAGCGAGACGAGCCAGCGCCGGCGCTTCGGCCGGGTCGAGCGTGTCACGAAGGAGTCCTCCGTCCTGGTCGAGGTCGACCTGGACGGCAGCGGCACGGTCGACGTCTCGACCGGCGTCGGGTTCTACGACCACATGCTCGCCCAGCTGGGCAAGCACGGGCTGCTGGACCTGACGGTGAAGACGTCCGGCGACACGCACATCGACGCGCACCACACCGTCGAGGACACCGCCATCGCGCTCGGCGAGGCGCTGCGCCAGGCGCTCGGCGACAAGGCCGGCATCCGCCGCTTCGGCGACGCCCTCGTCCCGCTGGACGAGACCCTCGTCCAGGTCGCCGTCGACCTCGCCGGACGCCCCTACTGCGTCCACACGGGGGAGCCGGAGGGCCAGGCGTACGTCGTGATCGGCGGTGACTACGTCGGCTCGCTGACCCGGCACGTCATCGAGAGCCTGTCGTTCAACGCGGCCATCGCGCTGCACGTGCGCGTGCTCGCGGGGCGCGACCCGCACCACCTCGTGGAGGCGCAGTTCAAGGCGCTCGGGCGCGCGCTGCGCGACGCCGTGGCCTTCGACCCGCGGGTGGTCGGCGTGCCGTCGACCAAGGGCACGCTCTGA
- a CDS encoding LON peptidase substrate-binding domain-containing protein: MPERLPLFPLGAVLFPGATLALHVFEERYRALVEHLLALPADAPRAFGVVAIRSGREVGQAFIEDGEPRERLHDVGCVAEIRDVEAYSDGRFDIVTSGTRRFRLRGLEEPGASGGPWTGGLVDWVPEPEDGPEAGQRAVPVARMLAEYVAALPPAVARELPLPGPGRELGPTALSYAVANVLVVPQGERQRLLAAPDAASRLAVEAALLRRETALVSALGAVPLHAPAAATPN; this comes from the coding sequence GTGCCCGAGCGGCTGCCGCTGTTCCCCCTGGGGGCCGTGCTCTTCCCCGGCGCGACGCTCGCGCTCCACGTCTTCGAGGAGCGCTACCGCGCGCTGGTCGAGCACCTGCTCGCCCTTCCGGCCGACGCCCCGCGCGCGTTCGGCGTCGTCGCCATCCGGTCCGGCCGCGAGGTCGGGCAGGCGTTCATCGAGGACGGTGAGCCGCGCGAGCGGCTGCACGACGTGGGCTGTGTGGCCGAGATCCGCGACGTGGAGGCGTACTCGGACGGGCGCTTCGACATCGTCACCAGCGGCACGCGCCGCTTCCGCCTGCGCGGGCTGGAGGAGCCCGGCGCGTCAGGAGGGCCGTGGACGGGCGGGCTCGTCGACTGGGTGCCGGAGCCCGAGGACGGCCCCGAGGCCGGGCAGCGCGCCGTGCCGGTGGCGCGGATGCTCGCCGAGTACGTCGCCGCCCTGCCGCCGGCGGTCGCCCGCGAGCTGCCGCTGCCCGGGCCCGGCCGCGAGCTGGGGCCGACCGCGCTGTCGTACGCCGTCGCGAACGTCCTGGTCGTGCCACAGGGCGAGCGCCAGCGCCTGCTCGCGGCACCGGACGCGGCCTCTCGCCTGGCGGTGGAGGCCGCGCTGCTGCGGCGCGAGACGGCGCTCGTCTCGGCGCTGGGCGCCGTGCCGCTGCATGCCCCGGCCGCCGCGACGCCCAACTGA
- the dnaE gene encoding DNA polymerase III subunit alpha, whose product MHLHVHTEYSMLDGAARLDDLFAEASRMGMPAVAMTDHGNVFGAYDFYKKAKANGVKPIIGTEAYLAPGHTHRGDRTRVRWGNGGEDDVSGSGAYTHMTLLAETTEGMHNLFRLSSRASLEGFFYKPRMDRELLSQYGKGLIATTGCPSGEIQTRLRLGQYDLAREAAGEFRDIFGRENFYCELMDHGIGIERRAHEELFRLAKDLKLPLLATNDLHYTYAKDATAHEILLCVQSGSTFADPNRFKFDAQDFYLKPAHEMRSLWSEFPEACDNTLLVAERCDVEFTEGANLAPRFPVPEGESEHTWFVKEVERGLARRYPGGVPDHVRKQADYEVGVILQMGFPGYFLVVADFIGWAKAQGIRVGPGRGSAAGSLAAYVMGITDLDPLQHGLLFERFLNPERVSMPDVDIDFDERRRGEVIQYVTEKYGVDRVSQVVTYGTIKAKQAIKDSARVLGHPFAMGDRITKAMPPAVMGKDIPLKGIFDPSHKRYSEAGEFRSLYEADVEVKKVVDTAMGLEGLKRQWGVHACAVIMSSEPLIDHIPIMKREQDGAIITQFDYPTCETLGLLKMDFLGLRNLTIIDDCLKNIAVNGKEVPDLEGLSLDDPATYELLSRGDTLGVFQFDGGPMRALLRSMRPDNFEDISAVGALYRPGPMGANAHNDYADRKNKRKPVIPIHPELEEPLADILGGTFGLIVYQEQVMAIAQKLAGYSLGQADLLRRAMGKKKREVLDKEYVNFAGGMKERGYSEEAIKTLWDILLPFSDYAFNKAHSAAYGLVSYWTAFLKANYPAEYMAALLTSVRDDKDKSALYLNECRRMGIKVLPPDVNESDANFTPRGSDIRFGLTAIRNVGANVVDAICSTRVEKSLYTDVEDFFAKVPLVVCNKRVVESLTKAGAFDSLGVTRRALLDKHEELVDLHVDVKRNEAIGQDSLFGGLGDDGDGPGATLGAMQFGVGEWDKSVLLAYEREMLGLYVSDHPLLGVEHVLAAQSDCTIAALMADEDRPDGQVVTIGGLVSGLQRKLTKQGNPWAIATIEDLEGAIECLFFPATYQLVAMSLAEDAVVVVKGRLDKREDVPKLIAMDLTVPDLTEGATGGPVRISLPTQRCTPPVVERLREVLAAHPGITEVHLALKGRGKTTVLRIDDGLRVTPTPALFGDLKQLLGPACLG is encoded by the coding sequence GTGCACCTTCACGTGCACACCGAGTACTCCATGCTCGACGGGGCGGCCCGGCTGGACGACCTCTTCGCCGAGGCCTCCCGCATGGGCATGCCGGCGGTCGCCATGACCGACCACGGCAACGTCTTCGGTGCCTACGACTTCTACAAGAAGGCCAAGGCCAACGGCGTGAAGCCGATCATCGGCACCGAGGCATACCTCGCGCCGGGCCACACCCACCGCGGGGACCGCACCCGGGTGCGCTGGGGCAACGGCGGCGAGGACGACGTCTCCGGCTCGGGCGCGTACACCCACATGACGTTGCTCGCCGAGACCACGGAGGGCATGCACAACCTCTTCCGGCTCTCGTCGCGGGCCAGCCTCGAGGGGTTCTTCTACAAGCCGCGCATGGACCGCGAGCTGCTGTCGCAGTACGGCAAGGGTCTCATCGCGACGACCGGCTGCCCGTCAGGGGAGATCCAGACCCGGCTGCGCCTGGGGCAGTACGACCTGGCCCGCGAGGCGGCGGGGGAGTTCCGCGACATCTTCGGCCGCGAGAACTTCTACTGCGAGCTCATGGACCACGGCATCGGCATCGAGCGCCGCGCCCACGAGGAGCTCTTCCGCCTCGCCAAGGACCTCAAGCTGCCGCTCCTGGCGACCAACGACCTGCACTACACCTACGCCAAGGACGCGACGGCGCACGAGATCCTGCTCTGCGTCCAGTCCGGCTCGACCTTCGCCGACCCCAACCGGTTCAAGTTCGACGCCCAGGACTTCTACCTCAAGCCCGCGCACGAGATGCGCTCGCTGTGGTCGGAGTTCCCCGAGGCCTGCGACAACACCCTGCTCGTGGCCGAGCGGTGCGACGTCGAGTTCACCGAGGGGGCCAACCTCGCGCCGCGCTTCCCGGTCCCGGAGGGCGAGTCCGAGCACACGTGGTTCGTCAAGGAGGTCGAGCGGGGCCTGGCGCGGCGCTATCCCGGCGGCGTCCCTGACCACGTGCGCAAGCAGGCCGACTACGAGGTCGGCGTCATCCTGCAGATGGGCTTCCCGGGCTACTTCCTCGTGGTCGCCGACTTCATCGGATGGGCGAAGGCCCAGGGCATCCGCGTCGGCCCCGGCCGCGGGTCGGCCGCAGGCTCGCTCGCGGCGTACGTCATGGGCATCACCGACCTCGACCCGCTCCAGCACGGGCTGCTCTTCGAGCGGTTCCTCAACCCCGAGCGCGTGTCGATGCCCGACGTCGACATCGACTTCGACGAGCGTCGGCGCGGGGAGGTCATCCAGTACGTCACCGAGAAGTACGGCGTCGACCGCGTGTCGCAGGTGGTCACCTACGGCACGATCAAGGCCAAGCAGGCCATCAAGGACTCGGCGCGTGTGCTCGGCCACCCCTTCGCCATGGGCGACCGCATCACCAAGGCGATGCCGCCCGCGGTCATGGGCAAGGACATCCCGCTCAAGGGGATCTTCGACCCCTCGCACAAGCGCTATTCGGAGGCCGGCGAGTTCCGCTCGCTCTACGAGGCCGACGTCGAGGTCAAGAAGGTCGTCGACACGGCGATGGGCCTCGAGGGGCTGAAGCGCCAGTGGGGCGTGCACGCCTGCGCCGTCATCATGTCCAGCGAGCCGCTCATCGATCACATCCCGATCATGAAGCGCGAGCAGGACGGGGCGATCATCACGCAGTTCGACTACCCGACCTGCGAGACGCTCGGCCTGCTGAAGATGGACTTCCTCGGGCTGCGCAACCTCACGATCATCGACGACTGCCTGAAGAACATCGCCGTCAACGGCAAGGAGGTCCCGGACCTCGAGGGGCTGAGCCTCGACGACCCCGCGACCTACGAGCTGCTCTCGCGCGGCGACACGCTCGGTGTCTTCCAGTTCGACGGCGGCCCGATGCGCGCCCTGCTGCGCTCGATGCGCCCGGACAACTTCGAGGACATCTCCGCCGTCGGCGCGCTCTACCGGCCCGGCCCGATGGGCGCGAACGCGCACAACGACTACGCCGACCGCAAGAACAAGCGCAAGCCCGTGATCCCCATCCATCCCGAGCTCGAGGAGCCGCTCGCCGACATCCTCGGCGGCACGTTCGGCCTGATCGTCTACCAAGAGCAGGTCATGGCGATCGCGCAGAAGCTCGCGGGCTACTCGCTCGGACAGGCGGACCTGCTCCGCCGGGCCATGGGCAAGAAGAAGCGCGAGGTCCTGGACAAGGAGTACGTCAACTTCGCGGGCGGCATGAAGGAGCGTGGCTACTCCGAGGAGGCCATCAAGACGCTCTGGGACATCCTGCTGCCGTTCTCCGACTACGCCTTCAACAAGGCGCACTCCGCCGCCTACGGCCTCGTCTCCTACTGGACCGCTTTCCTCAAGGCCAACTACCCGGCCGAGTACATGGCGGCCCTGCTCACCAGCGTGCGCGACGACAAGGACAAGTCGGCGCTCTACCTCAACGAGTGCCGGCGCATGGGCATCAAGGTGCTGCCGCCCGACGTCAACGAGTCCGACGCGAACTTCACCCCGCGCGGCTCGGACATCCGCTTCGGCCTCACGGCGATCCGCAACGTCGGGGCCAACGTGGTCGACGCCATCTGCTCGACGCGGGTGGAGAAGTCGCTCTACACCGACGTCGAGGACTTCTTCGCCAAGGTCCCGCTCGTCGTCTGCAACAAGCGGGTCGTCGAGTCGCTCACGAAGGCCGGGGCGTTCGACTCGCTCGGCGTGACCCGGCGGGCTCTCCTGGACAAGCACGAGGAGCTCGTCGACCTGCACGTCGACGTCAAGCGCAACGAGGCGATCGGGCAGGACTCGCTCTTCGGCGGGCTCGGTGACGACGGTGACGGCCCGGGAGCCACGCTCGGGGCGATGCAGTTCGGCGTGGGCGAGTGGGACAAGTCCGTCCTGCTGGCCTACGAGCGGGAGATGCTCGGCCTCTACGTCAGCGACCACCCCCTGCTCGGCGTGGAGCACGTCCTCGCCGCGCAGAGCGACTGCACCATCGCTGCGCTGATGGCCGACGAAGACCGCCCCGACGGCCAGGTCGTCACCATCGGCGGCCTCGTCTCCGGGCTGCAGCGCAAGCTGACCAAGCAGGGCAACCCTTGGGCCATCGCGACGATCGAGGACCTCGAGGGCGCCATCGAGTGCCTGTTCTTCCCCGCGACCTACCAGCTGGTCGCGATGTCGCTGGCCGAGGACGCGGTCGTGGTGGTCAAGGGCCGGCTGGACAAGCGCGAGGACGTGCCCAAGCTGATCGCGATGGACCTCACGGTCCCCGACCTGACCGAGGGGGCGACCGGAGGGCCGGTCCGCATCTCGCTGCCGACCCAGCGCTGCACCCCGCCCGTGGTCGAGCGGCTGCGCGAGGTGCTCGCCGCCCACCCCGGCATCACCGAGGTGCACCTCGCGCTCAAGGGCCGTGGCAAGACCACCGTGCTGCGGATCGACGACGGCCTCCGGGTCACTCCGACCCCCGCGCTCTTCGGCGACCTCAAGCAACTGCTCGGCCCCGCCTGCCTCGGCTGA